From Planctomycetota bacterium, the proteins below share one genomic window:
- a CDS encoding response regulator, whose product MLCVDDSRDITSILDRCINREPDMECVGCLDTADDLAAEVERRRPDVVLLDMKMPGRDPMAALHEMTAGLTRPGELGGGAGSWTTRVVVFSGRDDQDAADTAADAGACGFLSKDAQVPVILGAIRAAARGKVEHIPFATWR is encoded by the coding sequence GTGCTGTGCGTGGACGACAGCCGCGACATCACCTCGATCCTGGACCGGTGCATCAATCGCGAGCCGGACATGGAGTGCGTCGGCTGCCTCGACACCGCCGACGACCTCGCGGCAGAAGTCGAAAGGCGGCGCCCAGACGTGGTGCTTTTGGATATGAAGATGCCCGGGAGAGACCCGATGGCGGCCCTGCACGAAATGACGGCGGGCCTCACGCGGCCTGGTGAACTTGGCGGCGGGGCCGGGAGCTGGACAACACGCGTCGTTGTCTTCAGCGGGCGGGACGATCAGGACGCCGCTGACACGGCTGCCGACGCGGGGGCCTGCGGCTTTCTCTCGAAGGACGCTCAGGTTCCGGTGATCCTCGGCGCGATCCGCGCGGCGGCGCGAGGCAAGGTCGAGCACATCCCCTTTGCAACGTGGCGCTAG
- a CDS encoding glycoside hydrolase family 31 protein, with product MPPRRPDQHEARDEPVGEMLGQRTARFHASADARDNALPSYALLAEPAALGPLPPVPADFPVRPAFSAGVHNHAARIAIAPGTSLYATGECTGPLLRNGRRTVAWNFDAYAFDDTSAHLYQSHPWVLALRADGSAFGLLADTTYRCEIDAACDDPLAVQFRAEGPAFPVIVIDAPSPRDVLRELARLTGAMPLPPRWALGYHQCRYSYYPDAEVRRIARGFREHRIPCDAIWLDIDYMEGFRAFTVDAAKFPDPRALTHDLAAAGFRSVWMIDPGLKHEPHHAEPAPITPDDALATPSPPCSARVVTSTDPAPPAPAISKPAELAAHRARLISGDEHRVWVTRADGSPYTGEVWPGPCLFPDFTAPHVRQWWGTLHPALLAHGPAGLWNDMNEPAVFGVASKTMPLDARHAGDPGMITPAGTPQGPDRAREGAHARYHNVYGMQMIRATRDALAAARPHARPFVLTRANYIGGQRYGATWTGDNTANWYHLDASISMVLNLALSGQPFSGPDIGGFIGNGNAALFARWMGLGALLPFCRAHTAVGTIQKEPWAFDERTTSTCRRALQRRYRLLPYLYTVFRDSSLSGLPVARPVFFADPADPALRAEDDAFLLGDDLLVVAATAPGAASRSPSLPRGVWREIDPAHDPDLPRLFIRAGAIIPCGPDLQWSDQHPLDPLTLLVSLDEHGHATGDLYEDAGDGLGYQHAEFRLTRYHAAADPHTHAVTIHAHRQAGEWTIPHRALHVRIISDAGVVERTGTDGHPLRVPLDPSPSGDSP from the coding sequence ATGCCGCCCCGACGACCCGACCAGCACGAGGCACGCGACGAACCCGTCGGCGAGATGCTGGGCCAGCGCACCGCGCGCTTCCACGCCTCCGCCGACGCGCGCGACAACGCCCTGCCCTCCTACGCGCTCCTCGCCGAGCCCGCCGCGCTCGGGCCGCTCCCGCCCGTCCCCGCCGACTTCCCCGTCCGCCCCGCCTTCAGCGCGGGCGTCCACAACCACGCCGCGCGCATCGCCATCGCCCCCGGCACCTCGCTCTACGCCACCGGCGAGTGCACCGGCCCGCTGCTGCGCAACGGCCGTCGCACCGTCGCCTGGAACTTCGACGCCTACGCCTTCGACGACACCTCCGCCCACCTCTACCAATCGCACCCGTGGGTCCTCGCCCTTCGCGCCGACGGCTCCGCCTTCGGCCTTCTCGCCGACACCACTTACCGCTGCGAGATCGACGCCGCCTGCGACGATCCCCTCGCCGTCCAGTTCCGCGCCGAAGGACCCGCCTTCCCCGTCATCGTCATCGACGCTCCCTCCCCGCGCGACGTCCTCCGCGAACTCGCCCGCCTCACCGGCGCCATGCCGCTCCCGCCGCGCTGGGCCCTCGGCTACCACCAGTGCCGCTACTCCTACTACCCCGACGCCGAGGTCCGCCGCATCGCACGCGGCTTTCGCGAGCACCGCATCCCCTGCGACGCCATCTGGCTCGACATCGACTACATGGAAGGCTTCCGCGCCTTCACCGTCGACGCCGCGAAGTTCCCCGACCCGCGCGCCCTCACGCATGATCTCGCCGCCGCCGGGTTCCGCTCCGTGTGGATGATCGACCCGGGCCTCAAGCACGAGCCGCACCACGCCGAGCCCGCGCCCATCACACCCGACGACGCGCTCGCAACACCGTCACCGCCGTGTTCCGCCCGCGTCGTCACCTCCACCGATCCCGCGCCGCCCGCGCCCGCCATCTCCAAACCCGCCGAGCTCGCCGCCCACCGCGCCCGCCTCATCAGCGGCGACGAGCACCGCGTCTGGGTCACCCGCGCCGACGGCTCGCCCTACACCGGCGAGGTCTGGCCCGGCCCATGCCTCTTCCCCGACTTCACCGCCCCGCACGTGCGACAGTGGTGGGGGACGCTCCACCCCGCGCTGCTCGCCCACGGCCCCGCCGGGCTCTGGAACGACATGAACGAGCCCGCCGTCTTCGGCGTCGCCTCCAAGACCATGCCCCTCGACGCCCGCCACGCCGGCGACCCCGGCATGATCACGCCCGCCGGAACGCCGCAGGGGCCCGACCGCGCGCGAGAGGGCGCCCACGCCCGCTACCACAACGTCTACGGGATGCAGATGATCCGCGCCACACGCGACGCCCTCGCCGCCGCGCGACCGCACGCTCGCCCTTTCGTCCTCACCCGCGCCAACTACATCGGCGGCCAGCGCTACGGCGCCACCTGGACCGGCGACAACACCGCCAACTGGTACCACCTCGACGCTTCCATCTCCATGGTCCTCAACCTCGCCCTCTCGGGCCAGCCCTTCAGCGGCCCGGACATCGGGGGCTTCATCGGAAACGGCAACGCCGCCCTCTTCGCCCGATGGATGGGCTTGGGCGCCCTCCTCCCCTTCTGCCGCGCCCACACCGCCGTCGGCACCATCCAGAAGGAGCCGTGGGCCTTCGACGAGCGCACCACCAGCACCTGCCGTCGCGCACTCCAACGCCGCTACCGCCTCCTCCCATACCTCTACACCGTCTTCCGCGATTCCAGCCTCAGCGGCCTGCCCGTCGCGCGCCCCGTCTTCTTCGCCGATCCCGCCGACCCCGCCCTCCGCGCCGAAGACGACGCCTTCCTCCTCGGCGACGATCTCCTCGTCGTCGCCGCCACCGCGCCCGGCGCCGCGTCCCGCTCCCCCAGCCTCCCCCGCGGCGTGTGGCGCGAGATCGACCCAGCGCACGACCCCGACCTCCCGCGCCTCTTCATCCGCGCCGGCGCCATCATCCCCTGCGGCCCGGACCTCCAATGGTCCGACCAGCACCCTCTCGACCCCCTCACCCTCCTCGTCTCGCTCGACGAGCACGGCCACGCCACCGGCGATCTCTACGAAGACGCCGGCGACGGCCTCGGCTATCAGCACGCCGAGTTCCGCCTCACCCGCTACCACGCCGCCGCCGACCCCCACACCCACGCCGTCACCATCCACGCGCACCGACAGGCTGGCGAATGGACCATCCCGCACCGCGCGCTCCACGTGCGAATCATCTCCGACGCCGGCGTCGTCGAGCGAACCGGAACCGACGGCCACCCGCTCCGCGTGCCGCTCGACCCATCCCCCTCGGGAGACTCTCCGTGA
- a CDS encoding dihydroorotase, translating to MAAILVTGGRVIDPASGYDGVADVALEGDQVAAIGKRLPKGAAEVVIDAAGCLVTPGLVDPHVHLREPGAEHKETLASGSRAAVAGGFGTVCCMPNTTPALDSPDNLRFVIDRAAKSAVCRVFPVAAATLGRRGEEIAEIGLLARSGAVGFSDDGDCVASAGMMARVLGEVARTGLAFMQHCQEPTLTRGAVMHAGSVATRLGLGGWPRVAEEVVIERDLRLNRGVRCRYHVQHISSGESVELVRRARAAGQPVTAEASPHHLHLTHEACDGYETLAKVNPPLREAADVEALRAGVADGTITVLATDHAPHSPDEKQLPMEEAPFGLVGLESALALYAEALVGSGAIGWARLIALLTIEPARLCNLDAMGIGTLSVGGPGDVTIIDPDAKWTLSRATLAGMSSNTPFLGRRLRGRAAVTIVGGEIAYASDEGRISRRRSRA from the coding sequence ATGGCAGCGATCCTTGTGACTGGCGGGCGGGTGATCGATCCCGCGTCGGGCTATGACGGCGTGGCGGACGTGGCGCTCGAGGGGGACCAGGTGGCCGCGATCGGGAAGCGGCTGCCGAAGGGCGCGGCGGAGGTGGTGATCGACGCGGCGGGGTGCCTGGTGACGCCGGGGCTGGTGGATCCGCACGTGCACCTGCGCGAGCCTGGGGCGGAGCACAAGGAGACGCTGGCGAGCGGGTCGCGTGCGGCGGTGGCGGGCGGGTTCGGGACGGTGTGCTGCATGCCGAACACGACGCCGGCGCTGGATTCGCCGGACAACCTGCGGTTCGTGATCGATCGGGCGGCGAAGTCGGCGGTGTGCCGCGTGTTTCCGGTGGCGGCGGCGACGCTGGGGCGTCGTGGCGAGGAGATCGCGGAGATCGGGCTGCTGGCGCGGTCGGGGGCGGTGGGGTTCTCGGATGACGGGGACTGCGTGGCGTCGGCGGGGATGATGGCGCGGGTGCTGGGCGAGGTGGCGCGGACCGGGCTGGCGTTCATGCAGCACTGCCAGGAGCCGACGCTGACGCGCGGGGCGGTGATGCACGCGGGGTCGGTGGCGACGCGGCTGGGGCTGGGGGGTTGGCCGCGGGTGGCGGAAGAGGTGGTGATCGAGCGGGACCTGCGGCTGAACCGCGGGGTGCGATGCCGCTACCACGTGCAGCACATCTCGTCGGGTGAGTCGGTGGAACTGGTGCGTCGGGCGCGGGCGGCGGGGCAGCCGGTGACGGCGGAGGCGTCGCCCCACCACCTGCACCTGACGCACGAGGCGTGCGACGGGTACGAGACGCTGGCGAAGGTGAACCCGCCGCTGCGCGAGGCGGCGGACGTGGAGGCGCTGCGGGCGGGCGTGGCGGACGGGACGATCACGGTGCTGGCGACAGACCACGCGCCGCACTCGCCGGACGAGAAGCAGTTGCCGATGGAAGAGGCGCCGTTCGGGCTGGTGGGGCTGGAGAGCGCGCTGGCGCTGTACGCGGAGGCGCTGGTGGGGAGCGGGGCGATCGGGTGGGCGCGGCTGATCGCGCTGCTGACGATCGAGCCGGCGCGGCTGTGCAACCTGGACGCGATGGGGATCGGGACGCTGAGCGTGGGCGGGCCGGGGGACGTGACGATCATCGATCCCGACGCGAAGTGGACGCTGTCGCGGGCGACGCTGGCGGGGATGTCGTCGAACACGCCCTTTCTGGGGCGGCGGCTGCGTGGGCGGGCGGCGGTGACGATCGTGGGCGGGGAGATCGCGTACGCGAGCGACGAGGGCCGGATCTCGCGGCGGAGGTCGCGGGCGTGA
- a CDS encoding TIGR00730 family Rossman fold protein, producing MTAPIAAIAVFCGASHGARHEYTAQAFNLGRAIASRGLTLVYGGGRAGLMGAVADASLGAGGRVIGVITELLKGRELGHTGIHDLKVVPTMHERKMLMADMADAFVALPGGLGTLDELFEILAWAQLGIHTKPVGILNVEGYYDELMAFLDHVERENFLRLNHRTEVVFERDVDALLDRLAHVRSAGARFPA from the coding sequence GTGACCGCGCCCATCGCCGCCATCGCCGTCTTCTGCGGTGCCAGCCACGGCGCCCGCCACGAATACACCGCGCAGGCCTTCAACCTCGGACGCGCAATCGCCTCCCGCGGCCTCACCCTCGTCTACGGCGGCGGACGCGCCGGCCTCATGGGCGCCGTCGCCGACGCCTCCCTTGGCGCGGGCGGACGCGTCATCGGCGTCATCACCGAACTTCTCAAGGGCCGCGAACTCGGGCACACCGGCATCCACGACCTCAAGGTCGTGCCCACCATGCACGAACGCAAGATGCTCATGGCCGACATGGCCGACGCCTTCGTCGCGCTCCCCGGCGGCCTGGGCACCCTCGACGAACTCTTCGAGATCCTCGCCTGGGCCCAGCTCGGCATCCACACCAAGCCCGTCGGCATCCTCAACGTCGAAGGCTACTACGACGAACTCATGGCCTTCCTCGACCACGTCGAACGCGAGAACTTCCTCCGCCTCAACCACCGCACCGAGGTCGTCTTCGAGCGCGACGTCGACGCGCTCCTCGACCGCCTCGCCCACGTCCGCAGCGCCGGCGCCCGCTTCCCCGCCTAG
- the hutI gene encoding imidazolonepropionase, whose product MTLVIRNARVVTSAPGVQRGGAMARLVDLPGHDVVVRGGVIAAVRPTGTAAVGEDSASGAEVIEAAGRVLLAGLVDCHTHANWAGDRYDEWERTLRGERYEVILAAGGGIFSTVRAVREASVGTLRDLLGERLREMLALGSTTIEVKSGYGLTGAQELKMLRAAHEAAAGFPGTVVHTALLGHAIDPDRPGSVRETIEETLPAVHAEFPGVAIDAFVERGAWSVEDARRLFETARSLGHPVRLHADQFTSMGGVGLALGVGAVSIDHLEATTAEDLARLGASSVIGVGLPACAVHLRSAGGKAADLRGLIDAGGAAAVATNRNPGSAPCASLALAAGLGVRLCGLTPREAITACTVNAAAVLGLSDRGAISPGMRGDLVLLREGDPRSLTHSLGGAPVAMVVCAGRVVLRTGG is encoded by the coding sequence ATGACGCTGGTGATTCGAAACGCGCGGGTGGTGACGTCGGCGCCGGGCGTGCAGCGGGGCGGGGCGATGGCACGGCTGGTTGATCTGCCGGGGCACGACGTGGTGGTGCGCGGCGGGGTGATCGCGGCGGTGCGACCGACCGGAACGGCGGCGGTGGGCGAAGACTCGGCGTCGGGGGCGGAGGTGATCGAGGCCGCGGGGCGGGTGCTGCTGGCGGGGTTGGTGGATTGCCACACGCACGCGAACTGGGCGGGCGACCGGTACGACGAGTGGGAGCGGACGCTGCGGGGCGAGCGGTACGAGGTGATTCTGGCGGCGGGGGGTGGGATCTTCTCGACGGTGCGCGCGGTGCGGGAGGCGTCGGTCGGGACGCTGCGCGATCTGCTCGGGGAGCGTCTGCGCGAGATGCTGGCGCTGGGCTCAACGACGATCGAGGTGAAGAGCGGGTACGGGCTGACGGGCGCGCAGGAGTTGAAGATGCTGCGCGCGGCGCACGAGGCGGCGGCCGGGTTTCCCGGGACGGTCGTGCACACGGCGTTGCTGGGGCACGCGATCGACCCGGATCGGCCGGGGTCTGTGCGCGAGACGATCGAGGAAACGCTGCCCGCGGTGCACGCGGAGTTCCCGGGCGTGGCGATCGACGCGTTCGTCGAGCGCGGGGCGTGGAGCGTGGAGGACGCGCGGCGGCTGTTTGAAACGGCGCGGTCGCTGGGGCATCCGGTGCGGCTGCACGCGGACCAGTTCACGAGCATGGGCGGGGTCGGGCTGGCGCTGGGTGTGGGGGCGGTGAGCATCGATCACCTGGAGGCGACGACGGCGGAGGATCTGGCGCGGCTGGGGGCGAGTTCGGTGATCGGCGTGGGGTTGCCGGCGTGCGCGGTGCACCTGCGTTCGGCGGGCGGGAAGGCGGCGGACCTGCGCGGGCTGATCGACGCGGGGGGCGCGGCGGCGGTGGCGACGAACCGCAACCCGGGATCGGCGCCGTGCGCGTCGCTGGCGCTCGCGGCGGGGCTGGGCGTGCGGCTGTGCGGGCTGACGCCGCGGGAGGCGATCACGGCGTGCACGGTGAATGCGGCGGCGGTGCTGGGGCTGTCGGATCGAGGGGCGATTTCGCCGGGGATGCGCGGCGACCTGGTGCTGCTGCGCGAGGGCGACCCGCGGAGCCTCACGCATTCGCTCGGGGGCGCGCCGGTGGCGATGGTGGTGTGCGCCGGGCGGGTGGTGCTTCGAACGGGCGGATGA
- the tyrS gene encoding tyrosine--tRNA ligase codes for MTDFIDELIWRGRFHQATDEPGLRAHLADPATSPRRAYIGFDPTADSLTVGNLTQIITLALFQRAGHIPVVIAGGGTGLIGDPSGKTAERTLRTRDEVNANVEKQKAIYSRILDFSAARPNRANLLNNADWLCELSYLDALRDIGKHFSVNMMIQKDSVRERLHNRDQGISYTEFSYMILQAYDFLHLYEKHGVTLQMGGSDQWGNIVAGTDLISSAGIESLARCSHLSRQAATVSGADEELETEWQRYHSAGGWPWSSGDSGGAASTTSILPDGTVLRFPPEIQNMYANARGRWNAFGLTTSLITKADGGKFGKTESGAIWLTAPAPGESSTNRTSPYEFYQFWLNTADADVPKFLRTFTLLPRDEITALEAAHAADPGKRDAHRALARHMTDLLHGPTELNRAEAAARALFSGDVRSLDFAAIQQIVRTLPADKQGVPSPTDPAGFAALKSGGLRAQDLIAASGVCASNREIKESLAAGAIAINATPVTSADQRFTPADLVASPTGDSFIALVRRGKKTWGSVVIRPDPSSPAP; via the coding sequence ATGACCGACTTCATCGACGAACTCATCTGGCGAGGCCGCTTCCACCAGGCCACCGACGAACCCGGCCTCCGCGCCCACCTCGCCGACCCCGCCACTTCGCCCCGGCGCGCGTACATCGGCTTCGACCCCACCGCCGATTCCCTCACCGTCGGCAACCTCACCCAGATCATCACCCTCGCCCTCTTCCAGCGCGCCGGGCACATCCCGGTCGTCATCGCCGGCGGCGGCACCGGCCTCATCGGCGACCCGTCCGGCAAGACCGCCGAACGCACCCTCCGCACCCGCGACGAGGTCAACGCCAACGTCGAGAAGCAGAAGGCCATCTACTCGCGCATCCTCGATTTCTCCGCCGCACGCCCGAACCGGGCCAACCTCCTCAACAACGCCGACTGGCTCTGCGAACTCTCCTACCTCGACGCCCTCCGCGACATCGGCAAGCACTTCTCCGTCAACATGATGATCCAGAAAGACTCCGTCCGCGAGCGACTCCACAACCGCGACCAGGGCATCTCCTACACCGAGTTCTCCTACATGATCCTCCAGGCCTACGACTTCCTCCACCTCTACGAGAAGCACGGCGTCACCCTCCAGATGGGCGGCAGCGACCAGTGGGGCAACATCGTCGCGGGAACGGACCTGATCTCTTCAGCGGGGATTGAGAGCCTGGCTCGATGCTCGCATTTGTCGAGGCAAGCTGCGACCGTTTCTGGCGCTGACGAGGAACTTGAAACGGAGTGGCAGCGTTACCATTCTGCTGGCGGGTGGCCCTGGTCGAGTGGTGACAGTGGGGGGGCTGCGTCCACCACCTCGATTCTTCCCGACGGCACGGTCCTTAGGTTCCCGCCAGAGATCCAGAACATGTACGCGAACGCGCGTGGTAGGTGGAACGCCTTCGGCCTCACCACCTCCCTCATCACCAAGGCCGACGGCGGCAAGTTCGGCAAGACCGAGTCCGGCGCCATCTGGCTCACCGCCCCCGCGCCCGGCGAATCCTCCACCAACCGCACCAGCCCGTACGAGTTCTACCAGTTCTGGCTCAACACCGCCGACGCCGACGTCCCCAAGTTCCTCCGCACCTTCACGCTCCTCCCGCGCGACGAGATCACAGCCCTCGAGGCCGCGCACGCCGCCGACCCCGGCAAGCGCGACGCCCACCGCGCCCTCGCGCGCCACATGACCGACCTCCTCCACGGCCCGACCGAACTCAACCGCGCCGAGGCCGCCGCCCGCGCCCTCTTCAGCGGCGACGTCCGCTCCCTCGACTTCGCCGCCATCCAGCAGATCGTCCGAACCCTCCCAGCCGACAAGCAGGGAGTTCCCTCCCCGACCGATCCCGCCGGCTTCGCCGCCCTGAAGTCCGGCGGCCTGCGCGCCCAGGACCTCATCGCCGCCAGCGGCGTCTGCGCCTCCAACCGCGAGATCAAGGAGTCCCTCGCCGCCGGCGCGATCGCGATCAACGCCACGCCCGTCACCTCCGCCGACCAGCGCTTCACGCCGGCCGACCTCGTCGCTTCACCGACCGGCGACTCATTCATCGCCCTCGTCCGCCGCGGCAAGAAAACCTGGGGCAGCGTCGTCATCCGTCCCGACCCCTCGTCACCGGCCCCCTGA
- a CDS encoding arginase family protein, whose protein sequence is MASRIVTGDPTGCRVGLLGLADDLGVRLNNGRRGAAGGPGAFRTALSRYGVAEPSGWEWPGVFDAGDVEPAPGEDEDALRATHARVEEAARALLGAGLLPVGVGGGHDLTLPLARATIEHERRAGRTLDEGVYFDAHLDVRERVGSGMAFRRLISECGVRRLSIVGMDAFANERAHVEWFRAHGGRETTAGDVLPRGAAFVSVDMDVFGAGEAPGVSAINPCGAATAEVLGAVRALGASGRVRCFDIMELNPTLDVDGRTARLAARVFLEFLRGVAGCA, encoded by the coding sequence ATGGCGTCGCGGATCGTGACGGGTGACCCGACGGGTTGCCGGGTCGGGCTGCTGGGGCTGGCGGATGACCTCGGGGTGCGGCTGAACAACGGGCGGCGCGGTGCGGCGGGCGGGCCGGGGGCGTTCCGGACGGCGCTGTCGCGGTACGGCGTGGCGGAGCCGTCGGGGTGGGAATGGCCTGGCGTGTTCGACGCGGGTGATGTGGAGCCGGCGCCGGGGGAGGACGAGGATGCGCTGCGGGCGACGCACGCGCGCGTGGAGGAGGCGGCGCGGGCGCTGCTGGGCGCGGGGCTGCTGCCGGTGGGGGTTGGCGGTGGGCACGACCTGACGCTGCCGCTGGCGCGGGCGACGATCGAGCACGAGCGGCGGGCGGGGCGGACGCTGGACGAGGGCGTGTACTTTGACGCGCACCTGGATGTGCGCGAGCGCGTCGGGAGCGGGATGGCGTTTCGCAGGCTGATCAGCGAGTGTGGCGTGCGGCGGCTGTCGATCGTCGGGATGGACGCGTTCGCCAACGAGCGGGCGCACGTGGAGTGGTTCCGTGCGCACGGCGGGCGGGAGACGACGGCGGGCGATGTGCTGCCGCGGGGGGCGGCGTTCGTGAGCGTGGACATGGACGTGTTCGGCGCGGGGGAGGCGCCGGGCGTGAGCGCGATCAACCCGTGCGGGGCGGCGACGGCGGAGGTGCTGGGCGCGGTGCGGGCGCTGGGCGCGTCGGGGCGCGTGCGGTGCTTTGACATCATGGAGCTGAACCCGACCCTGGACGTTGACGGGCGCACGGCACGACTGGCGGCGCGGGTGTTCCTGGAGTTCCTGCGCGGCGTGGCGGGGTGCGCATGA
- a CDS encoding prepilin-type N-terminal cleavage/methylation domain-containing protein — protein sequence MNRRLDRRVVGFTLIELLVVIAIIALLIGILLPALGKARIGARALKEQSVAHNMVIAWAAYYTDSRDKVLPAGCHWAWNHSFNVYSMYPADPFERGTYMWHSITKTWPWHLMGNNYYPHEMLQLDKPTFADFFSRPKNPSSTGMFRDYGSNTYTAALGFHPSLGYNGVYMGGAYQFGAFRGQRPGSGLPGTEYGDPTPGGNPRVSGGNFYVQKAADVARPDQMLTFVSARGGDVRDGSFWSWGATIPNSGTVRPGYFIVLPPNRHPMGRAGFNTPYTLGGGWSAATSDNNFRENTVPGTWGMIHPRWVKRAVTAQADGSVRMQSIEDLRDMRKWANMARDADWQFPTSATQINW from the coding sequence ATGAATCGGCGGCTCGACCGACGCGTGGTGGGCTTTACGCTCATCGAACTCCTGGTGGTCATCGCGATCATCGCCCTGCTCATCGGCATCCTCCTGCCCGCCCTGGGCAAGGCACGCATCGGCGCCCGCGCCCTCAAAGAGCAGTCCGTCGCCCACAACATGGTCATCGCCTGGGCCGCCTACTACACCGACAGCCGCGACAAAGTCCTCCCCGCCGGCTGCCACTGGGCCTGGAACCACTCCTTCAACGTCTACAGCATGTACCCCGCCGACCCCTTCGAGCGCGGCACGTACATGTGGCACTCCATCACCAAGACCTGGCCCTGGCACCTCATGGGCAACAACTACTACCCCCACGAGATGCTCCAGCTCGACAAGCCCACCTTCGCCGACTTCTTCTCCCGCCCCAAGAACCCCAGCAGCACCGGCATGTTCCGCGACTACGGCTCCAACACCTACACCGCCGCCCTCGGCTTCCACCCCTCCCTCGGCTACAACGGCGTCTACATGGGCGGCGCCTACCAGTTCGGCGCCTTCCGCGGGCAGCGACCCGGCAGCGGCCTCCCCGGCACCGAGTACGGCGACCCCACCCCGGGCGGCAACCCCCGCGTCTCCGGCGGCAACTTCTACGTTCAGAAGGCCGCCGACGTCGCCCGACCTGATCAGATGCTCACCTTCGTCTCCGCCCGAGGCGGCGACGTCCGCGACGGCTCCTTCTGGTCCTGGGGCGCCACCATCCCCAACTCCGGCACCGTCCGCCCCGGCTACTTCATCGTCCTTCCTCCCAACCGCCACCCCATGGGCCGCGCCGGCTTCAACACGCCCTACACCCTCGGCGGCGGCTGGTCGGCCGCCACGTCCGACAACAACTTCCGCGAGAACACCGTCCCCGGCACCTGGGGCATGATCCACCCCCGCTGGGTCAAGCGCGCCGTCACCGCGCAGGCCGACGGCTCCGTCCGCATGCAGTCGATCGAAGACCTCCGCGACATGCGCAAGTGGGCCAACATGGCCCGCGACGCCGACTGGCAGTTCCCCACCAGCGCCACCCAGATCAACTGGTAA